The window CGACATAGCGTGCCGGTCTCATCCGGTGAAGCCGGTCTTGCCCAGCCAGGGATACTTCGGCGACTCGCGGGCGAGCAGACCGGTGAGGTTCTCCCTGGCGACGCTGAGCACGTCGCCGCGTCCCCACGCGATCCAGTTGCCCCGGTCGGTCATGACCTTTTGCGCGGTGGCCCACGCCTCGGCCCGCTCCTGCTCGACCGTCGCAGCCAGGGCCACGGCGACGGCGGTTTTGAGCTCGTCGTCCGGGAAAGCGAGTGCCTCGAACGCCGCCGACCGGGTGTAGGTCACCGAGAGCGAGAACGGCCCGAGCGGGAAGGTGACGGCGTCGGCGGTGGCGAGCCCTTCCTGGTCGAAGTACTCGGTCAGGCCGACGATGTCGACGCGGGCGTCCAGGCCCAGTTCCTTGAGCTGCGCAACCCACAGCTCGGCGGAGGAGTTGAGGCCGACCTCGTATTCGGCGGTGCGTACCACGAAGGGCTTGCCGGCCGCTCCGGCCTGCTCGATCAGCTGCTTGGCCTTTGCCACGTCGCGGGCGACGGGGTCGACGCCCTCGACGAAGTACTTGGCGCCGTAACCGAACAGGTCGTTGGCGACGGCGCCGTAGCCGAGGAAGACGGCGTCGACCAGTGCCTGCCGGTCGATGCCGGTACGCAGTGCGGTCCGGACGCGCGGGTCCTTGATCAGCGGCCGGGTCATGTTCAGCACGAACCCGTATGTGGTGCGGGCCTTCTCTGCGGCGGCACGGATCTGCAGGCCGGCGCCGGGCGAGCCGGACTTGGCTGTGGCGTACGGGATGTCGGAGGCGTAGTCGGCCTGCCCGCCACGGACGGCGTTCACCCGGGCAGCCGGGTCGTCGAGGCTGAGTAGGACGATCTCGTCGGCGTACCCGGGGCCGTCCCAGTAGGTCTCCACCCGGGAGAGGCGGGCCTCGCTGCCGGCCTGGTAGGCGGTGAGCTGGTAGGGGCCGGTGCCGACCACCTTGCCGGTCTCGAAGGCCGCCGTGCCCTCCTTGATCACCATGAGTCCGGCGCTGGCGAGGACGGTGGCGGGATCGCCGACGGGCTGGATCGTCGGCACCACGACGGTGTGGGTCCCGGTGGCGCGGGCTGCGGCGAGGTTGAAGTACATCGACAGCTCGCTCGGCATCTGCCGGTCGGGCGCGGCGCGGTGTTTGAAGGTGTGCACCACGTCGGCGGCGGTGAACGGTGATCCGTCGTGCCAGGTGACGTCGGTGCGCAGGGTCAGTGTGCAGTCCGTGCCCCCGGCGCCCGGCTCTGCCTTGAGCGCCAGCGCCGGCTGTGGGCTGCCGTCGGCGAAGACGAAGAGTTGGTCGTAGACGAGCAGAAACCGGGCGAGTTCGACCGGCGTGGTGCCGACGGTTGGGTCGAGCGATTCGTTCGCGCCGCCGCCGGCGAAGGCCAGCCGTACGGTGCCACCGCGGTGGGGGGTGCCGGTCGGCTCGCCGTCACCGGCGCGGGTCAGGGTGGCCGCGGTGCCGTCGCCGCCCGTGCAGGCGGTGAGCAGCGGCGTGGCTACGGCTGTGGCTCCGAGCCCGATCATGCCGAGGAGGCGACGACGGGTGAGGGGTCCGGTGACGAGGGGCGGCATCGAGTTATGTGCCATGTTGTTCCAATCATTTTTGGGGTGTAGCGGTTCGGATGATCTGCCAGCCTTCGGCGGAGCTGCGTTCGTGCCACAGCGCGGCGTACCGGCCGCCGAGGGCGAGCAGTTCCTCGTGGGTGCCGCGTTCGGCGATCCGGCCACGGTCGAGGTAGAGGCTCTGGTCGGCGTCACGGATGGTGGCGAGGCGGTGGGCGATGACCAAGACGGTCCGGTCGCGGGCCAGGTCCCGTACCGCTGCGGTGACCGCGGCCTCGTTCTCGGCATCCAGGGCCGAGGTGACCTCGTCGAGCAGCACGATCGGGGCGTCCTTGAGCAGGGCGCGGGCGATGGAGACGCGCTGGCGCTCGCCGCCGGACAGCAACGATCCGCCCTCGCCGACCCGGGTCTCCCAGCCGTCCGGCAGCCGGTCGACCACCTCGTCGAGGCGGGCGGCCAAGGCTGCGGCGCGTACTTGTTCCTCGTCCGCATCGGGGCGGGCGATGCGGACGTTGTCCCCGATCGTGCCGTCGAAGAGGTAGACGTGCTGAAAGACCATGGCGACGCGGGAGGCCAGCGCACCGGAGCCGATCGCGCGGACGTCGATGCCGCCGATCGTGACGGATCCGGTGCCGGTGTCCCAGAAGCGCCCGGCGAGCCGGGTCAGGGTGGTCTTGCCCGAGCCGGACGGGCCGACCAGAGCGGTCAGAGTGTTCGCCGGCAGTGTCGCGGTGATCTCGTGCAGCACGGTCTCGTCGCCGTACCCGAATGTCACGTCGGTGAAGGCGACTTCGTTGGTGGCGGGGGTCCGCGGCTCGGCGGGCTCGGTCAGCGGCTGCACGTCGAGGACCTCGCTGATCCCGCGCAGCGAGACTCGGGCCAGCGCGGTGCCCTTGCCGAAGGCCGCCAGCATGCTCATCGGCTCGACGAACCGTACGGCGAGGACCAGGATGACGATCAGAGCGGCGGGCTCGATGCCGCCGGTGGTCACGAGCAGCGCGCCGACCGCGATCACCAGCAGGAGGCCGAGCTGCACGATCACCATGAAGAGCGTGTTCGGGCCGGTGGTGCCGTCCAGCTCACGCAGGTTGGCGTCGCGATTCTCGATCAGCGCCTCATCGAGCCGCTGCCAGCCTTCCTGCTGTCGTCCCGCCGCGCGCAGCACATGCTGGGCACGGGCGAACTCGACGATCCGGCCGGCCAGTTCGGACTCCGTGGTGTCGATCGCCTCGTACTCGGGGCGGACCGCCCGCTGCACCCGCCGGTAGGCCCAGACGCCCAGGGGGACGAACGCGACCAGGGCCAGCGCCATCCGCACGTCGACGAAGAGGACCGCGACGAAGACGGTCAGCGGGGTGACCACGACGGTGACGAGTTGGGAGAGGATGGTCCCCGGGACCGTCATGAGGATGGCGGTGGACTCAGTGACCAGTTGCACCAGGCGGCCCTTGGTGGCCTTGTCGAACCAGCCGAGCGGGATCCGGGTCGCGTGCTCGCCGAGCCGGTGCAGCACTCCACCGGCGAGGTTCACGATGCCCACCCGGTAGGCGCGGGCCTCCGTCCACCAGCGCACGACGCCGTGCAGGACGGCGAGCACCCCGGCCGATACGATCCAGGGCCACGCCGCATCGACGTCGCCGCCGAGCAGGGCACGCAGGATCGGGAAGAGCGCCGCGAAGGTCAGACCCTGTAGGACTCCGGCGAGGGCGTAACCGGCGATCTGGCCGCGCAACCCGTGGCCGCGCCCGAGAATCCGATCAAGATCGTCGATCACCGCACGATGCCTTCCGTATGCGTGGTCTGCTGGGCACGCCACATGCGTGCGTAGAGGCCGTCCTGGGCAACCAGGTCGTCGTGCGTCCCGCGTTGGACGACCCGGCCGCCGTCGAGCACCACGATCTGGTCGGCGAAGCGGATCGTGTGCAACCGGTGCGCGATGACCATCAGGGTGTTGCCTTGCGCGGCGAGTTCGCCGAGCGCACGTTGGACCGCCGCTTCGCTGTGCGGGTCGGCGTGGGCGGTGGCCTCGTCGAGGATCACGATCCGTGGGTTCTGGACGATCGCGCGGGCGATGGTGATCCGCTGCTGCTCACCGCCGGACAAGTCGCCGCCGCCAGCCCCGAGGACGGTGTCGTAACCCGCCGGCAGTGCTTCGATCACGGCGTGGATCTGGGCCCGCCGGGCCGCCGCCACCACGTCGTCGTCGCTCGCCCGCGGCGAACCGATCCGGATGTTCTCCCGTACGGTGTCACGCAGCAGAGCGATGTCCTGGAAGACGATCGCCATCGTCCGCAGCAGGTCGGCGGAGTCCAGCTCGCGCAGGTCTGCGCCGCCGAGGCGGATAGCGCCCGAGTCCACGTCCCAGAAGCGGGGCAGCAGCCGGGCCAGGGTGGTCTTGCCGGAGCCCGAGGGGCCGACGATTGCGGTCACCGTCCCGGCCGGGATGGTGAACGAGACGTCCCGCAGCACCGGGTGGCCGGGGTCGTACCCGAAGGACACGGCGTCGAACTCAATGTCGGTCCCGGCGGGGGTCACCGGCATGACCGGTTCGGGCAGGCCGGGCTCGGCGAAGACGCGCCCGATGCGGGTGGCACCGAGCTGACCCTCGCGGTAAAGGTTCGCCATTGTGCCGATGTGTAGGGCGGCGGCCGGCACACCCAGGCCAAGGACGAGGAACGCGACGAGGCCGGCCGGTGTCGCCCAGCCCGCCGGGAGCATCGCGGCACCCGCGGCGGTCAGGAAGACGATCATCGAGGCGGGCGAGAAGAGGACCGTCAGCAGCGAGGTCGATCGGCCCATCTGGGACATCCAGCGCAGGCAGACCTCGACCATGGTGTCGACCGCACGGGTGTAGCGGTCGAACGCGCGGGCACCGGACCCGTACGACTTGACCACTTCGATGCCGTCACCGAGCTCGACCGCCGCCGCCGCGAGGTCGCTGGTGGACCTGTTCCAGGCGGCGATGTTCTCCCGGTAGCCACGGCTCATCGCCGGGGCCGCGATCATCATGCAGGCGATAAGGTAGCCGACGAAGACTAGGCCCAGACGCCAGTCGACGGCCAGGAGGTAGCCCACGGAGACGACCGGGGTCAGCACGGCGGGGATCAGATCGGCGGGCAGGTGCGCGACGAGCAGGTGCATGCGTTTCACGTCGTCGGTCATCGCCTGTTTGATCGCACCCGAGCCGCTGGTGGTGAACCAGCCGAGCCGGACGCCGGTGAGGTGCCGGGCGAGCCTCGATCGGATCAGGTACTTGAAGTTGGCGTCGGCGACGTGGCAGATGGCGATCGCCGCGACGTAGAGACCGAAACCAATGGCGGCACCGGCCGCGCCGACCGCCGTCCAGACCCAGATCGCCCGGTCGCTGCCGTCCTGCAGGAGCTGCCGGGAGATCTCGACGAGCGCGACGTAGGGCATCAGCCGCAGGGGCACGGAGAGTGCCGAGAGCAGTGCGCCGAAGACCAGGCGCCCCCGCACCAACGCGAGGGTCCGGCCCAGGGCACCCTTGGTGACCAGATTGTCCGGTCCACTGTCCGGTGGAGCGGGGTTCAAGGCAGGTCCTTCCGTGGTGCCTAAGCCGTGGCGGCGGCCCAGATAGAATTGGAACGGTGTTCGCTTCTGGGCGACTGTACCCAGACGAGAGAACTTAGGCAACCCTTACTTGCCAACCGAGTTTATACGGAGAGTGACATCATCGCCGCAAAGAAGTACAAGACGGGTGTCACGCGTGACGCGGTGGTCGCCACCGCCCTGGAGTTGACCCGGCAGCACGGCCTCTACGGCTGGTCCGTCCGCGACCTGGTCAGGACACTCGGAACGGCCACCTCCGTGGTCTACACAAAGGTCGGCGGCAAGGATGCGCTCTGCGAGGCGGTGGTCGAGCACATCTTCACTACCCGTGAGTTGATTGTGACCGACGACACGCTCAGCTGGCAGGAGTGGTTCAGCCGGACACTCCTCACCCTTCGCGACGAGCTGGTGCACTATCCCGGGGTGGCCAAATGGCTGACCCTGCACGGTGGACCCACTTTTCCGGGTGTCGTCGAGCGTCTGCACCACGGCCTGGAGAAGCTGCATGCCGCCGGCTTCGGTGACAACTCGGTTTCGGTCTTCGCGGCCCTGATGACCACGGCGATGAACACCATCACGATGTCGGACGAGCGGCTGAGCCACGAGGACGACGGCCCCCGCGATCACAGCCACATCGTCGACCGGCTCTCGCGCGCTGGCGACGAGAGCACGGCGGTCCAGGGCTTCCGCGAGTTCAGCGAGGGTTTCGCCGGCCGGCCGGAGGAAAGCGACGCGCGTCGCCGGGAGTACTTCACTCTCGTCATCACCACGATGATCACCGGCTTCGCCCACCAAGGGGACGGCATGCGAACGAACAGGCCAAACTGACCTGTATGGACAGTAGACCGCCGGGTCGGAGCCGCCCGAACGATCCTTGGCACAACTTACCCCTTGACATTCCCGGGCTGCGGACTCCAGGCTAGGAACGCCTTACCCACCAAGGGAAGATGCGCGCCGAGTCGCGCCGTCGCCCGGGTCGCGATCCGCTGACGCATCGTGGTGTGGCGGGCATCGCCCTGGCGGGGGCGACGGCGGAGAGCCGCACCGGTGTTCACCCGAACGAGCCTGTCTCCAGCGCCGTGAGCACTTTTCTGCCCATCTACTGTGACTCGTCGGGGTCATCCGCTTGGTTCTTTTCTCATCCCGGCGACTTGCAGCCAGCTAACGAGAATGATTGTCATTGTCTATGATCCGAAGGACCCTTCGATGAGTTCCCTGTGGCTGCGGTGCCAGCGGCGCCGACCTAACGCCAGCACCCGCCTCGTCTGCCTGCCGCACGCCGGTGGCACGGCGGCCTTCTTCACGCCCTGGGCGGACCGGGTGCCGGCACCACTGGAAGTCACCGCGGTCCAGTACCCGGGACGTCAGGACCGGCGCACCGACCCGCCCGCCGCCACGGTCCGCGACCTCGCCACCAGCGTCGCCGGGGCGATCGACCTGACCGACCCACGGTCGATCGTCCTTTTCGGGCACAGTCTCGGCGCGCTGGTCGCTTACGAACTCGCCCGTGTTCTCACGGCTTGGGGCCGGGCACCGGACCGGCTGGTCGTGTCCGGGCGCCGGCCACCGGGCGAGAGCACCGGCCGCAGCTGGCACACCCGGTCCGACGCCGACCTCATCGCCGAGCTGGTTCGTCTCGGCGGCATGGCGGACATCCGATTCTTCGAGGACGCCGAGACTCGCCGGCTCTTCCTGCCCGCGATCCGCGACGACTTCCGGCTCGCCGAGACCTACCGGCACCGCGCCGATCCCGTCCTCAGCTGTCCCGTCACCGCCGTGATCGGCGCCGACGACCCCGAGGTCGATGCCGGGCAGGCCGCCCGCTGGGCCGACTGCACCACCGGGCGCTTCGACGCGCATGTGCTGCCCGGCGACCACTTCTACCTGGTGCCGCATCGCGGCAGGGTGCTGTCGTTGCTGTCCGCCGAGGGGGCAAGACTGCCGTGAGCAAACCTCGCCGAGTCCTGATCGCCGGCACCGCGTTCGGCCGCTTCTACCTCGACGCAATCGACGCCGACCCGAAACACTTCACGTTGGCGGGCATCCTCAGCCGTGGTGGCGAGTTCTCCCGTGAGCTGGCGCGGCAGCGCAACGTGCCGCTGCACACGACGACCGACGAAATCCCCGGCGACATCGACCTGGCCTGCGTCGTCGTGAGGTCCGGCGCAACCGGCGGCCCCGGTACGGAACTCGCGCTGAGCCTGCTCACCCGGGGCATACCCGTCCTGCAGGAGCATCCCGTCCACGCCGGCGAGATCGCCGAATGCCTGCGCGCGGCCCGCCGCCACGGCGTGCCCTACGCGGTCGAGACGATGTATCCACAACTGCAGCCGGTCAGGCAGTTCCTGGCGGCGGCCGAAGTACTACGAGACCGCGTCGGGCTGACCTACGTGGACGCGTCGGCGAACAGTCAGGTCCTCTATCCCCTGCTCGACATCCTCGCCCGGCTGACCGCGACCCCGCGGCCCTGGCATTTCGCCGAGCCGGCACCCGCCGCCGCCGGCTACCCCTTCACCGAGGTGCAGGCGGTCGTCGGCGGCACGCCCGTCAGCCTGCGCATTCAGAACCAGGTGCACCCCGACGACCCGGACAACCACTCGTACTTGTTCCATAGGCTGGCCGCCGGCACGCCTGCCGGGGTGCTCACCCTGGCGGACACCCACGGACCCGTGCTCTGGCAGCCCCGCCTGCACTCTCCCCGCGACCATACCGGCCGGTTGCTCACCCGCGGACCGGGCACGCACCGCCTCGATGTCCCGAGCACCTCCTCGCTGAGCGCCAGACCGGGGACATTCCACGAGGTCTTCGCCGAGCTCTGGCCGGACGCGCTCGCGCACCGGATGCGCCAGTTCTGCCGGCTCCTCGACGAACCCGCCGGCCGGGCCGCCTCCGGCCAATGGGACCTGGCGGTTTCGACGATGTGGGCACAGTTGACCGGCCGGATCGGGCTGCCTGAGCTGATCCGACCGGGCGAGCCTCCCCCCGTACCGATGACGGACCTCGAGGAGGCCGCACGTGCCGCCGCTTGACCGAACACCGCGCCGGTGCAGCCACGTCCTGCTCCGGGTCGCCGATCTGGCCGCCGCGGTCGCTAATTTCGAAACGGCGGGTTTCACGGTGACCTTCGCCTCCCGGCGTGAATCGGCCCGCCACGCGCACATCTGGTTCCGCAGCGGACCGATCATCGAGCTGCTCGACCCACCGGCGCGGGCGGGGCTCTACCGCGTGCCGCTTGAGCTGGCGTTCGGGCGGGGTGCTGGACGGCGGATGATCCGCTGGGCGCGGCAGCCCGAGGGGTTCTGCGACGCGGCAGTCCTCGTCGACAGCCCCGACCTCGGTGAGCAACGCGCGGCGCTGGCGCAGGCCGGAGTCCCCACCGGCCGCGCCGTGCGGTGGACGCGACGCCGCGAGGACGGTGAGAGCACCCGGTTCCAGTTCAGCTATCCCCGCAACGACCGGCTGCCGTTCCTGGTGACCCCCTACTCCCCCGCGCAGCACCCGCCGGACGTCCGGCATGTCAACGGTGCGACCGCGCTCAGCCGTGTCGTCCTGGGTGTACGGCCTGACGACCGAGCCGCGCTGCTCGCGGTCACCGGCTCCGATCCGACCTTCCTCTTGGAAGAGGCTGCCGTGACCGGAGTACGGGCCATCGAGCTGGACGGCCTGCGCCAATCCCTCGACCCGGGGCTGCTGCACGGCGCCGTGATCCGACCAAGGAGTTCGACATGAGTACACGTCAGATCGTCGCGGAACTCTCCGCTCTGGGCGTCGAGTTGTGGGAGGACGGTGGCGCCCTCAAGTTCCGCGCCCCCGCCGGGGTGCTGACCGACCAGCGACGACAGCGGGTACGTGAACACCGGGACGAGATCCTGGCCCTGTTGGCCGCCGACCGGTCGGCGGTCACCGTGCGCACTGATCCGGCCTCGGCGCACGAGCCGTTCCCGCTCACCGACGTACAGACCGCCTACCTGGTGGGCCGGCGGGAGTCCTTCGGCTTCGGCGGCGTCGCCTGTCACGGCTACCTCGAAGTCACGTACCCGCGCATCGAACCGACTGCGCTACAGGACGCCTGGAACCTCCTGATCGACCGGCACGGCATGCTGCGCGCGGTCGTCGAGGCGGACGGCTATCAGCGGGTGCTCCCGGAGGTGCCCCGCGTCGTCGTCGAGGTCTGCGACCTGCGCGAGGCGGGGACCGAGGCGGTCGACGCGGAGCTCGCCCGGATCCGGGAAGAGCTGGGCCACCGGCGGTACGACCCGGCCAGGTGGCCGCTGCACACGCTGCGCCTGACCCGCACCCCGGCCGGTGACGTCCTGCACTTCTCCATGGATTCGCTGGTCGCAGACTGGGGCAGCGCCGGCGTCCTGCTCGACGAGCTGGACGCCGTGCTCGCCGGAGACGCCGCCGCCCTGCCACCGCTGGAAATCGGGTTTCGCGACTATCTGACCGCCGAACGCGGCCTGCGCGAGACCGAGCGCTACCGGCGTGACCGCGCCTACTGGCTGGAGCGGATCGACGAGCTGCCGCCCGCC is drawn from Micromonospora sp. Llam0 and contains these coding sequences:
- a CDS encoding ABC transporter substrate-binding protein yields the protein MIGLGATAVATPLLTACTGGDGTAATLTRAGDGEPTGTPHRGGTVRLAFAGGGANESLDPTVGTTPVELARFLLVYDQLFVFADGSPQPALALKAEPGAGGTDCTLTLRTDVTWHDGSPFTAADVVHTFKHRAAPDRQMPSELSMYFNLAAARATGTHTVVVPTIQPVGDPATVLASAGLMVIKEGTAAFETGKVVGTGPYQLTAYQAGSEARLSRVETYWDGPGYADEIVLLSLDDPAARVNAVRGGQADYASDIPYATAKSGSPGAGLQIRAAAEKARTTYGFVLNMTRPLIKDPRVRTALRTGIDRQALVDAVFLGYGAVANDLFGYGAKYFVEGVDPVARDVAKAKQLIEQAGAAGKPFVVRTAEYEVGLNSSAELWVAQLKELGLDARVDIVGLTEYFDQEGLATADAVTFPLGPFSLSVTYTRSAAFEALAFPDDELKTAVAVALAATVEQERAEAWATAQKVMTDRGNWIAWGRGDVLSVARENLTGLLARESPKYPWLGKTGFTG
- a CDS encoding ABC transporter ATP-binding protein, with translation MIDDLDRILGRGHGLRGQIAGYALAGVLQGLTFAALFPILRALLGGDVDAAWPWIVSAGVLAVLHGVVRWWTEARAYRVGIVNLAGGVLHRLGEHATRIPLGWFDKATKGRLVQLVTESTAILMTVPGTILSQLVTVVVTPLTVFVAVLFVDVRMALALVAFVPLGVWAYRRVQRAVRPEYEAIDTTESELAGRIVEFARAQHVLRAAGRQQEGWQRLDEALIENRDANLRELDGTTGPNTLFMVIVQLGLLLVIAVGALLVTTGGIEPAALIVILVLAVRFVEPMSMLAAFGKGTALARVSLRGISEVLDVQPLTEPAEPRTPATNEVAFTDVTFGYGDETVLHEITATLPANTLTALVGPSGSGKTTLTRLAGRFWDTGTGSVTIGGIDVRAIGSGALASRVAMVFQHVYLFDGTIGDNVRIARPDADEEQVRAAALAARLDEVVDRLPDGWETRVGEGGSLLSGGERQRVSIARALLKDAPIVLLDEVTSALDAENEAAVTAAVRDLARDRTVLVIAHRLATIRDADQSLYLDRGRIAERGTHEELLALGGRYAALWHERSSAEGWQIIRTATPQK
- a CDS encoding ABC transporter ATP-binding protein, which produces MNPAPPDSGPDNLVTKGALGRTLALVRGRLVFGALLSALSVPLRLMPYVALVEISRQLLQDGSDRAIWVWTAVGAAGAAIGFGLYVAAIAICHVADANFKYLIRSRLARHLTGVRLGWFTTSGSGAIKQAMTDDVKRMHLLVAHLPADLIPAVLTPVVSVGYLLAVDWRLGLVFVGYLIACMMIAAPAMSRGYRENIAAWNRSTSDLAAAAVELGDGIEVVKSYGSGARAFDRYTRAVDTMVEVCLRWMSQMGRSTSLLTVLFSPASMIVFLTAAGAAMLPAGWATPAGLVAFLVLGLGVPAAALHIGTMANLYREGQLGATRIGRVFAEPGLPEPVMPVTPAGTDIEFDAVSFGYDPGHPVLRDVSFTIPAGTVTAIVGPSGSGKTTLARLLPRFWDVDSGAIRLGGADLRELDSADLLRTMAIVFQDIALLRDTVRENIRIGSPRASDDDVVAAARRAQIHAVIEALPAGYDTVLGAGGGDLSGGEQQRITIARAIVQNPRIVILDEATAHADPHSEAAVQRALGELAAQGNTLMVIAHRLHTIRFADQIVVLDGGRVVQRGTHDDLVAQDGLYARMWRAQQTTHTEGIVR
- a CDS encoding TetR/AcrR family transcriptional regulator; protein product: MAAAQIELERCSLLGDCTQTRELRQPLLANRVYTESDIIAAKKYKTGVTRDAVVATALELTRQHGLYGWSVRDLVRTLGTATSVVYTKVGGKDALCEAVVEHIFTTRELIVTDDTLSWQEWFSRTLLTLRDELVHYPGVAKWLTLHGGPTFPGVVERLHHGLEKLHAAGFGDNSVSVFAALMTTAMNTITMSDERLSHEDDGPRDHSHIVDRLSRAGDESTAVQGFREFSEGFAGRPEESDARRREYFTLVITTMITGFAHQGDGMRTNRPN
- a CDS encoding thioesterase II family protein, giving the protein MSSLWLRCQRRRPNASTRLVCLPHAGGTAAFFTPWADRVPAPLEVTAVQYPGRQDRRTDPPAATVRDLATSVAGAIDLTDPRSIVLFGHSLGALVAYELARVLTAWGRAPDRLVVSGRRPPGESTGRSWHTRSDADLIAELVRLGGMADIRFFEDAETRRLFLPAIRDDFRLAETYRHRADPVLSCPVTAVIGADDPEVDAGQAARWADCTTGRFDAHVLPGDHFYLVPHRGRVLSLLSAEGARLP
- a CDS encoding Gfo/Idh/MocA family oxidoreductase, whose product is MSKPRRVLIAGTAFGRFYLDAIDADPKHFTLAGILSRGGEFSRELARQRNVPLHTTTDEIPGDIDLACVVVRSGATGGPGTELALSLLTRGIPVLQEHPVHAGEIAECLRAARRHGVPYAVETMYPQLQPVRQFLAAAEVLRDRVGLTYVDASANSQVLYPLLDILARLTATPRPWHFAEPAPAAAGYPFTEVQAVVGGTPVSLRIQNQVHPDDPDNHSYLFHRLAAGTPAGVLTLADTHGPVLWQPRLHSPRDHTGRLLTRGPGTHRLDVPSTSSLSARPGTFHEVFAELWPDALAHRMRQFCRLLDEPAGRAASGQWDLAVSTMWAQLTGRIGLPELIRPGEPPPVPMTDLEEAARAAA
- a CDS encoding VOC family protein translates to MPPLDRTPRRCSHVLLRVADLAAAVANFETAGFTVTFASRRESARHAHIWFRSGPIIELLDPPARAGLYRVPLELAFGRGAGRRMIRWARQPEGFCDAAVLVDSPDLGEQRAALAQAGVPTGRAVRWTRRREDGESTRFQFSYPRNDRLPFLVTPYSPAQHPPDVRHVNGATALSRVVLGVRPDDRAALLAVTGSDPTFLLEEAAVTGVRAIELDGLRQSLDPGLLHGAVIRPRSST